A genomic region of Palaemon carinicauda isolate YSFRI2023 chromosome 11, ASM3689809v2, whole genome shotgun sequence contains the following coding sequences:
- the LOC137649397 gene encoding uncharacterized protein, whose amino-acid sequence MDVITERVMEQSPWTMLFAEDIVICDETREGLEGKLERWGEEWENRGQKVIRTNTENMCCNRQNQLKDINLLGEIVKRTEKFKYLVLYVEETAELQMEVNSRIQAGWNNWKRLSDVMCARSINLKLKGKLYKTVVRPAIIYGAETWSLKKIFEKEMDVAEMRMLR is encoded by the coding sequence atggatgtaattactgagaGAGTGATggaacagtcaccatggactaTGCTGTTCGCAGAGGATATAGTTAtttgtgatgaaaccagagaaggattggaggggaagctggagagatgggGAGAGGAATGGGAGAACAGAGGGCAAAAGGTCATTAGAACAAATACAGAGAATATGTGTTGCAATCGGCAGAACCAATTGAAGGATATAaatttgctgggtgaaatagtaaagaggacagaaaaattcaagtacctagtgTTATATGTGGAAGAAACAGCAGAGCTCCAaatggaagtgaacagtagaattcaagctggatggaataattggaaaaggtTGTCGGACGTGATGTGTGCTCGAAGTATAAACTTAAAGTTGAAGGGAAAGTtatataaaactgtagtgagacctgccataaTATATGGTGCAGAGACGTGGtccttgaaaaagatctttgagaaggaaatggatgttgcagagatgagaatgctaagataa